One segment of Asterias rubens chromosome 2, eAstRub1.3, whole genome shotgun sequence DNA contains the following:
- the LOC117306255 gene encoding metalloproteinase inhibitor 3-like, which yields MKPATSLNSRCVVEMMCILGCLVLAQAGRITYPGHHENRCRRSCPIEHPQEFVCDAQFVIKAQIVSKAVHEEETFLFGVKEIAHYTVRVISVFKGSDLVSRHLEEDDVLTITSTNSDVSIPCGYPSLAVGDVYVLTGIEELESGMLNSEGCQWNEKWSGLTVQQKLGLNKNVYIENCDCKVITTIMQNPIYGNGAESEYQSVGNGCFLDLNASDSLSRKRSCVKDCRYGKGCTWVRNSNYRNVCANDNQVSNVINN from the exons ATGAAGCCAGCAACTAGTCTCAATTCAAGGTGTGTGGTAGAGATGATGTGTATCCTTGGGTGCCTAGTCTTGGCACAAGCAGGGAGGATAACATACCCAGGTCATCATGAAAACCGGTGCAGGAGGAGTTGCCCGATCGAACACCCTCAAGAATTTGTGTGTGATGCACAGTTTG TGATCAAAGCGCAAATTGTGTCAAAAGCCGTCCATGAGGAGGAGACATTCCTCTTTGGAGTGAAGGAGATTGCGCACTACACAGTGAGAGTAATCAGCGTCTTTAAAGGCTCAGATCTCGTCTCGAGACACCTCGAAGAAGACGACGTCTTGACGATCACTTCAACAAACTCTGACGTTTCAATACCATGTGGTTATCCCAGTCTGGCAGTTGGTGATGTGTACGTGCTGACAG gaATTGAAGAGCTAGAAAGTGGGATGTTGAATTCCGAAGGCTGTCAGTGGAATGAGAAGTGGAGTGGTCTGACTGTACAGCAGAAGCTTGGTCTCAACAAGAACGTCTACATCGAAAACTGTGATTGTAAG GTTATTACAACCATCATGCAGAACCCAATATATGGAAACGGAGCAGAGTCAGAGTACCAATCAGTCGGTAATGGTTGCTTTCTTGATCTCAACGCCAGCGACTCACTGTCCAGAAAGAGAAGCTGCGTCAAAGATTGCAGGTACGGAAAAGGTTGTACCTGGGTTCGCAACAGTAATTACAGAAACGTCTGCGCTAATGACAACCAAGTGTCCAATGTCATCAACAATTAA
- the LOC117307375 gene encoding uncharacterized protein LOC117307375, with protein sequence MEVLTKVSLILMLVMPLVSGQQEQEPSSEPPRPASQCNCPIRHPQENICRADIVIQGRIMEVKSPGDGLLSTVALLEYSVKVNKVFKDTEGVLNRKRRRKIAMITSSSDRLCGVTEMKTGALYLMTGLEIGGEIFFSQCEWVHRYKELSPDQKAGLKQEFLRGCDSCQIDQQGSSIPGIHNDTASETDCYHDPLGSEQLGIEDCETEYSICKPVKKGHCAWTGGQRYKSCVEKRINKFNEAKQVALLAKGGKVVDIPVRKNKHQTKTPNLKSVEVFLSEGCGFDESLHAMDTRGNSITLFVCIFLTVGVSLVLSCTCQKRHPQQHVCDADFVIRGTVLGRSRLPVEGYAGQYEYRIQVQKTFKGEEYGIGEEAKLITPSSEALCGLPMLRDGQTYAITGKLRDDKLQISVCDWVPEWESVTRSQRQGLKHMYQRYCSKCPIQISSPARSLSQGPLDSFRGCFYNPFAPYRHKVEDCEGAYSSCVRNPEGGCNWLTTSSYKECHEERQKKIKSAKKEQKTGAKRLDNGVSW encoded by the exons ATGGAGGTATTGACCAAGGTATCGTTGATCTTAATGCTTGTGATGCCACTGGTATCCGGGCAGCAGGAGCAAGAGCCGTCAAGTGAGCCACCTCGCCCAGCATCTCAGTGTAACTGTCCGATAAGACACCCTCAGGAGAATATATGCCGGGCCGATATCG TCATACAGGGGCGGATTATGGAGGTGAAATCTCCCGGTGACGGTCTTCTCTCAACAGTGGCCTTGCTGGAGTACTCCGTTAAGGTCAACAAGGTCTTTAAAGACACAGAAGGTGTCCTGAACAGAAAGAGGAGACGCAAAATTGCTATGATCACATCCAGCTCGGACCGACTTTGTGGAGTGACGGAGATGAAAACTGGAGCCTTGTATCTCATGACAG GTTTGGAGATTGGAGGGGAGATATTCTTCAGTCAGTGCGAATGGGTACACAGGTATAAGGAACTTTCACCAGATCAAAAAGCAGGTCTGAAGCAAGAATTTCTGCGGGGATGCGACTCTTGTCAG ATTGATCAGCAAGGCAGTAGTATTCCTGGCATCCATAACGACACAGCCTCCGAAACTGATTGCTACCATGACCCGTTGGGCTCCGAACAACTTGGAATTGAAGACTGCGAGACTGAGTACTCCATTTGCAAACCAGTCAAGAAGGGGCACTGTGCTTGGACAGGCGGCCAACGCTACAAAAGTTGCGTTGAGAAACGAATCAATAAGTTCAATGAGGCTAAACAGGTGGCCCTTCTTGCAAAAGGTGGCAAGG TGGTTGACATTCCAGTGCgaaaaaataaacaccaaaCCAAAACCCCAAACTTGAAATCTGTAGAAGTGTTTCTATCAGAAGGCTGTGGTTTCGACGAGTCACTACACGCAATGGATACACGCGGCAACTCCATTACCTTGTTCGTCTGTATATTTCTGACTGTCGGCGTTTCGTTGGTACTGAGTTGCACCTGTCAGAAGAGACACCCCCAGCAGCACGTATGCGACGCTGATTTCG TGATCAGAGGCACAGTATTGGGGCGATCGAGGCTCCCTGTGGAAGGGTATGCAGGGCAGTACGAGTACCGCATCCAAGTACAGAAGACCTTCAAAGGAGAGGAGTACGGGATAGGAGAAGAAGCTAAGCTCATCACGCCTTCCTCAGAGGCATTGTGTGGGCTACCAATGCTCAGGGACGGACAAACATATGCCATCACAG GAAAGCTACGAGATGACAAACTGCAGATTAGCGTTTGTGACTGGGTACCAGAGTGGGAGTCCGTAACTCGATCGCAGCGTCAAGGACTTAAACATATGTATCAACGATACTGCAGCAAATGCCCG ATACAAATCAGCAGCCCCGCTCGCTCGCTTTCCCAAGGACCACTGGACTCTTTCCGGGGGTGTTTCTACAATCCCTTCGCTCCCTACCGCCACAAAGTGGAGGATTGCGAGGGGGCATACTCAAGCTGCGTGAGAAATCCCGAAGGTGGATGCAACTGGCTCACTACCAGTAGCTACAAAGAATGTCACGAGGAACGCCAGAAGAAGATAAAATCGGCCAAGAAAGAACAGAAAACTGGTGCAAAGAGGCTCGATAACGGTGTCAGCTGGTAA